The following proteins are encoded in a genomic region of Paenibacillus sp. FSL R7-0273:
- a CDS encoding lipoate--protein ligase, giving the protein MLFIDNTGITDASINLAIEEFALKNLPMDDSYLLFYINSPSIIIGKHQNTIEEINQEYVKENNIQVVRRLSGGGAVYHDLGNLNFSFITKDDGESFHNFLKFTQPVIDYLQSMGVNAELSGRNDLQVGERKISGNAQFSTRGRMFSHGTLMFDLNLDDVQASLNVNPEKFKSKSTKSVRSRVANIKDLLGNTEMTIEEFREGLLRSIFGMEASEVPQYKLTMDDWVRINEISKEHYQNWDWNYGLSPKSNVKHTRKFPAGLVDIRMDIEDSYIKDIKIYGDFFGVGDVADVENALRGKRYENAEVREALSGLDLKHYFGRIEPEDFIGLVFLEE; this is encoded by the coding sequence ATGCTCTTTATTGATAACACCGGCATTACAGATGCTTCGATCAACCTGGCCATTGAGGAGTTCGCGCTCAAAAACCTCCCGATGGACGACAGCTACCTGCTCTTTTATATCAACAGCCCGTCCATCATCATCGGCAAGCACCAGAATACAATTGAAGAGATCAATCAGGAATATGTAAAAGAAAACAACATCCAGGTCGTGCGCCGGCTCTCCGGAGGCGGAGCAGTGTATCATGACCTCGGCAACCTGAATTTCAGCTTCATCACCAAGGATGACGGCGAATCGTTCCACAACTTCCTCAAATTTACCCAGCCGGTCATCGACTATCTGCAGTCCATGGGAGTCAACGCTGAGCTGAGCGGACGCAACGACCTGCAGGTCGGCGAGCGCAAAATCTCCGGCAACGCCCAGTTCTCCACCCGCGGACGGATGTTCAGCCATGGCACCCTGATGTTCGATCTGAATCTCGATGATGTACAAGCTTCCCTGAACGTGAACCCGGAGAAGTTCAAATCCAAGAGCACCAAGTCCGTGCGCAGCCGGGTTGCCAATATCAAGGATCTGCTCGGCAATACAGAAATGACGATTGAGGAATTCCGTGAGGGACTGCTGCGCTCGATCTTCGGCATGGAGGCTTCCGAGGTTCCGCAGTACAAGCTGACAATGGATGACTGGGTCCGCATCAATGAAATCTCCAAGGAGCACTACCAGAACTGGGACTGGAACTACGGCCTTTCGCCAAAAAGCAATGTGAAGCACACCCGCAAATTCCCGGCCGGTCTCGTCGATATCCGCATGGATATTGAGGATTCCTACATTAAAGACATCAAAATCTACGGCGATTTCTTCGGCGTCGGTGACGTAGCAGATGTGGAAAATGCACTGCGCGGCAAGCGTTACGAGAATGCTGAGGTCAGAGAGGCGCTGTCCGGGCTTGATTTGAAGCATTATTTTGGACGGATTGAGCCGGAGGACTTCATCGGACTGGTGTTTTTGGAGGAATAG
- a CDS encoding Cof-type HAD-IIB family hydrolase yields MYKLIAIDIDDTLINDDKEVTPATQTALEQAVAAGVVVTLATGRAYASAQAIARQTGLNVPIITYQGALVKNLMDEKVLYERYVPQDAVRKLFQYCVEHDLHLQTYIDDKLYAREENQKLIEYSQLNRTQYFIEPDWENKLVPQKTPKMLIIDDPAYLDELSPILRELLGDSVHITKSKPHFLEIMHSEGTKGIALEFLAEHFGCELSETIAVGDSWNDHEMLEAAGLGVAMANAIPALKEIADFVTLSNNEDGVKYAIDKFILKTVE; encoded by the coding sequence ATGTACAAACTGATTGCAATTGATATCGACGACACACTGATTAATGATGACAAGGAAGTAACCCCTGCCACACAGACCGCGCTTGAGCAAGCTGTCGCTGCAGGTGTTGTAGTAACGCTGGCAACCGGCCGTGCTTATGCTTCTGCCCAGGCTATTGCCCGCCAGACCGGCCTCAATGTGCCGATCATCACTTACCAGGGTGCGCTGGTTAAGAACCTGATGGACGAAAAGGTGCTCTACGAGCGTTATGTACCGCAGGATGCTGTACGCAAGCTTTTCCAGTATTGTGTGGAGCATGATCTGCACCTGCAGACATATATTGATGACAAGCTGTATGCGCGCGAGGAGAACCAGAAGCTGATTGAATATTCCCAGCTGAACCGGACCCAATACTTCATTGAGCCGGACTGGGAAAACAAGCTTGTTCCGCAAAAAACACCGAAAATGCTCATCATCGACGACCCGGCCTACCTGGACGAGCTGTCCCCGATTCTGCGTGAGCTGCTGGGCGACTCCGTTCACATTACCAAATCCAAGCCGCACTTCCTGGAGATCATGCATAGTGAAGGCACCAAGGGCATTGCGCTCGAGTTCCTGGCAGAGCATTTCGGCTGCGAGCTGTCCGAAACGATTGCTGTCGGCGATTCCTGGAATGACCATGAGATGCTGGAAGCGGCCGGTCTTGGAGTTGCAATGGCCAATGCCATTCCTGCGCTCAAGGAAATTGCCGATTTCGTCACCCTCAGCAACAACGAAGACGGCGTGAAGTATGCGATCGACAAGTTTATTTTGAAGACAGTAGAATAG
- a CDS encoding metal-dependent hydrolase: protein MMGKSHFIISTGITLSVMNLLGYEITVPAAAVAAVSSLLPDIDEPNSLLVRSAVPESVLRLLQVALIGAAIYLYFAGIVETPWNMVLALLVGSVSFLPGRRLRQLVMLLIALALFAFAADYDPWNYIAACILVVASVVPHRGITHTLYAVAGWGALLYFVSLGMNDGGSLWIAGGLSYALHLLADSLTQRGITPLPPLPFKLRLKLMSTGTKKGSKVEKVCVVLTLLLVAYVFVITPV from the coding sequence ATGATGGGCAAATCCCATTTCATTATCAGCACCGGGATTACGCTCTCTGTGATGAATCTGCTCGGCTATGAGATCACGGTTCCGGCGGCTGCTGTGGCGGCGGTCAGCTCCCTGCTGCCCGATATTGATGAGCCGAATTCGCTGCTGGTACGCAGTGCTGTGCCCGAATCTGTGCTAAGGCTGCTGCAGGTAGCTTTGATCGGAGCGGCGATTTATCTGTATTTTGCCGGAATCGTTGAAACGCCATGGAATATGGTGCTGGCGCTGCTCGTGGGCAGTGTATCGTTCCTTCCGGGCCGGAGGCTGCGGCAGCTGGTCATGCTGCTGATCGCTCTCGCGCTGTTCGCGTTCGCTGCCGATTATGATCCGTGGAACTATATCGCGGCCTGCATACTCGTTGTAGCTTCCGTTGTCCCGCACCGGGGAATCACGCATACCTTATATGCGGTGGCCGGCTGGGGGGCGCTGCTGTACTTTGTCTCCCTCGGCATGAATGACGGCGGCAGCCTGTGGATTGCCGGAGGCCTGTCGTATGCGCTGCATCTGCTGGCTGACTCCCTGACACAGCGCGGAATTACGCCGCTGCCGCCGCTGCCCTTCAAGCTTCGTCTGAAGCTGATGAGCACCGGTACGAAAAAGGGCAGCAAGGTGGAGAAGGTGTGCGTTGTGCTCACGCTGCTGCTCGTCGCGTATGTGTTCGTGATTACCCCCGTTTGA
- a CDS encoding sulfate ABC transporter substrate-binding protein has product MRVHKRSRQLHGWLAALMLALLALALAGCGDGKETAEGEAAPQQGDLTLVVGAYSVVKDAMGDILPLFAADWKAKTGQTIVFQESYEASGTQARAIAGGFEADVTLLALEGDIEKLVKAGLVADTWKEHGADGMITRSVVALGTREGNPKGIKDFTDLAKPDVKVLYPNPKTSGGAQWDINAIYGAGLKMSEEQTGVKDPAAAKAFLEQVHANVESLDKSGRASMAAFEYGVGDVIVTYENELLARIAKGVKYEVIIPKDTILIENPAAVVDKYVDERGTREAAEALVDYLSTPAAQEVFAEHGFRPVNEQVYAANESRYPVPAGLFGIDYLGGWTEVRETLYSKRGIWYQVLAGI; this is encoded by the coding sequence ATGAGGGTTCACAAAAGGAGCAGACAACTGCACGGATGGCTGGCAGCCCTGATGCTGGCATTGCTCGCACTGGCTCTGGCCGGCTGCGGAGACGGTAAGGAAACGGCAGAAGGTGAAGCGGCTCCCCAGCAGGGCGATTTGACCCTGGTAGTTGGAGCTTACAGCGTGGTCAAGGATGCAATGGGCGACATTCTGCCCTTGTTCGCAGCGGACTGGAAGGCCAAAACCGGGCAGACCATTGTCTTCCAGGAGTCTTATGAAGCCTCGGGTACGCAGGCGAGAGCGATTGCCGGGGGATTTGAAGCGGATGTGACTCTGCTGGCGCTTGAAGGAGATATCGAGAAGCTGGTCAAAGCCGGGCTGGTCGCGGACACCTGGAAGGAGCACGGCGCGGACGGCATGATTACCCGTTCAGTGGTAGCACTGGGGACGCGTGAAGGGAATCCGAAGGGGATTAAAGACTTCACCGACTTGGCAAAGCCGGATGTGAAGGTGCTCTACCCCAACCCCAAGACCTCCGGCGGAGCGCAGTGGGATATCAACGCAATTTATGGAGCCGGCCTGAAGATGTCCGAGGAGCAAACCGGGGTGAAGGATCCTGCGGCTGCAAAAGCTTTTTTGGAGCAGGTACACGCCAATGTCGAATCCTTGGATAAAAGCGGGCGGGCCTCCATGGCTGCCTTTGAATACGGCGTAGGGGATGTCATCGTTACGTATGAAAATGAGCTGCTGGCGCGGATTGCCAAGGGTGTGAAGTATGAAGTCATCATTCCTAAGGATACGATTCTGATTGAAAATCCGGCTGCTGTTGTAGACAAATATGTAGATGAGCGGGGCACTCGTGAAGCTGCCGAAGCGCTGGTCGATTATCTGTCGACACCTGCCGCGCAGGAGGTATTTGCCGAGCACGGCTTCCGTCCGGTAAACGAGCAGGTGTATGCAGCCAACGAGAGCCGGTATCCGGTTCCTGCCGGACTGTTCGGCATCGATTATCTCGGCGGCTGGACGGAGGTCCGGGAGACGCTGTATTCCAAGCGGGGCATCTGGTATCAGGTGCTGGCGGGGATTTAG
- a CDS encoding MBL fold metallo-hydrolase — MDTLVFLGTGDAMGVPRVYCNCENCMEARTGGMNARLRSSVLIDNGSDFFAIDCGPDWRRQMELQGLRSMRRLLITHAHFDHIGGLPEWTDACRWMGHRGELYAPAEVIPIIQRQYPWLSGHIDMIPCDDGIELDGWQISTWRVNHGKNGYSYAYKLEKAEYTWIYCSDSISLGPEETEPMLGADLLVLGTSFYYEAAELSTRSVYDMTEAAELLKTVQPARTIYTHMSHDVDIRKDYILPEGVTLAVTGMRLALERV, encoded by the coding sequence ATGGATACGTTGGTGTTTTTGGGGACAGGCGACGCGATGGGCGTACCCCGGGTGTACTGCAACTGTGAGAATTGTATGGAGGCGAGAACGGGCGGGATGAATGCCCGGCTGCGCTCATCCGTGCTTATAGATAACGGCAGTGATTTTTTTGCGATTGACTGCGGGCCGGACTGGCGGCGGCAGATGGAGCTGCAGGGGCTGCGCAGCATGCGCAGGCTGCTGATAACCCATGCTCATTTTGACCATATCGGCGGACTGCCGGAATGGACGGATGCCTGCCGCTGGATGGGTCACCGTGGAGAGCTGTATGCTCCGGCTGAAGTAATCCCGATCATTCAGCGGCAATACCCGTGGCTGAGCGGACACATAGACATGATTCCCTGCGATGACGGGATTGAGCTGGATGGCTGGCAGATCAGCACCTGGCGGGTGAACCATGGCAAGAACGGCTATTCTTACGCGTACAAGCTGGAAAAGGCTGAGTATACATGGATATATTGCTCCGACTCCATCTCACTCGGACCGGAGGAGACCGAACCCATGCTTGGAGCCGATCTGCTGGTGCTTGGTACCAGCTTCTATTATGAAGCCGCCGAGCTGTCCACCCGCTCTGTGTATGATATGACGGAAGCAGCGGAGCTGCTGAAGACGGTCCAGCCGGCCCGCACCATTTATACGCACATGTCGCATGATGTGGACATCCGCAAGGACTACATTTTGCCGGAGGGCGTTACTCTGGCCGTTACGGGGATGAGGCTTGCACTGGAGCGGGTGTAG
- a CDS encoding ABC transporter permease, producing the protein MKLAAAVNKSIRESIRDWKMLAMVLIFSPFFLLLMSFFYGGDAVTYKLGVLNLDAGRASVQLISSLEQMQGQDEGRSPVFNVISFSNRNELQAKVKEKEIEIGLVIPADYSAALASKAKGENASAAQVSFIGSMGNVRYPVAAVWAAEQVNRQGMKAAEITLPAVIQETFVEKKQPLNEFESYVPGLISLAVLMVLFPASASIVKENDKKTLLRLKLSRLGAFNFLGGICITQAAVASCAVVLSYWTALGLGYEPEGDFGAILAVGVLSSIAMVAVSLIVASFLNTVFDVLTVGCFPFFILMFFSGSMFPLPELNVITVHGHALGMTDLLPLTHTASAFNQILNDGAGLPEVGWELIMITLLTMVYFAAGLLLYRKRRLSKA; encoded by the coding sequence ATGAAGCTTGCGGCAGCGGTTAACAAGTCTATAAGGGAGAGCATAAGGGATTGGAAGATGCTTGCTATGGTGCTGATATTTTCTCCTTTTTTTCTGCTGCTGATGTCCTTTTTTTACGGGGGGGACGCGGTTACCTATAAGCTGGGCGTCCTGAATCTGGATGCGGGACGTGCATCGGTTCAGCTTATCAGCAGTCTGGAGCAGATGCAGGGGCAGGACGAGGGCCGGTCTCCGGTATTCAATGTAATAAGCTTTTCAAACAGGAATGAGCTGCAGGCCAAGGTAAAAGAAAAGGAAATTGAAATCGGCCTAGTTATTCCGGCGGACTATTCAGCGGCACTTGCTTCTAAGGCTAAAGGAGAGAATGCCAGTGCGGCGCAGGTCAGCTTTATTGGGAGCATGGGGAATGTGAGGTATCCTGTTGCAGCAGTCTGGGCAGCCGAGCAGGTGAACAGGCAGGGAATGAAGGCAGCAGAGATCACACTTCCGGCCGTTATACAAGAAACCTTTGTTGAAAAAAAACAGCCCTTAAACGAATTCGAGAGCTATGTCCCGGGACTAATCTCACTTGCTGTGCTGATGGTTCTATTCCCGGCCTCGGCCTCCATTGTGAAGGAGAATGACAAAAAAACACTGCTCAGGCTCAAGCTCAGCCGCCTTGGCGCTTTTAACTTTCTGGGCGGAATCTGCATTACCCAGGCGGCGGTTGCTTCCTGTGCAGTTGTTCTGTCTTATTGGACGGCACTCGGATTAGGTTATGAGCCCGAAGGGGATTTTGGCGCTATTCTGGCTGTTGGGGTGCTGTCGAGTATCGCGATGGTTGCGGTTAGCCTGATTGTGGCCAGCTTTTTGAACACGGTGTTTGATGTGCTGACGGTCGGCTGCTTTCCGTTTTTTATACTGATGTTTTTTTCGGGGAGCATGTTCCCCCTTCCGGAGCTGAATGTAATTACTGTACACGGGCACGCCTTGGGCATGACAGATCTGCTGCCGCTTACGCATACTGCCAGTGCCTTTAATCAAATTCTGAATGATGGTGCGGGTCTGCCGGAGGTGGGATGGGAGCTTATCATGATCACCCTGCTTACCATGGTTTATTTTGCGGCAGGACTCCTGCTGTACCGGAAACGCAGACTTTCCAAAGCATAA
- a CDS encoding DMT family transporter, protein MSRSRIADLSLLLVALMWGCTFLIVQHAVRVLPPLAFNSIRFTGAALLLALITAVFYRHEWRQLSWRMVLHALLLGLFLFMGYGLQTMGLLYTSTSNTGFITGLSVVIVPFLSLALLKHSISRYTWLSAAIAVAGLYLLTFTGSAFSLGLGDSLVLLCAVAFALQIAYTGVYAPRYPALPLATLQLAVVGLLSIAASLIVDGSGPLLQSAELVREPDVLWALLISIGPTSAFAFWIQTACQKYTTPSRVAIIYAMDPVFAAFTGLVFGGEKLGLSAGLGCLLILAAMLTAELSPVSDKDGHAEGESGNLASSDG, encoded by the coding sequence GTGAGCCGCTCGCGAATCGCTGATCTCAGCCTGCTGCTGGTGGCGCTGATGTGGGGCTGTACCTTCCTGATCGTCCAGCATGCCGTCAGGGTACTGCCGCCGCTTGCCTTCAACAGCATCCGGTTCACTGGTGCGGCTCTGTTACTGGCCTTGATTACGGCTGTTTTTTACCGTCATGAATGGAGACAGCTAAGCTGGCGTATGGTACTGCATGCCCTGCTGCTGGGTCTTTTTCTGTTTATGGGCTATGGTCTGCAGACGATGGGACTGCTGTACACAAGCACCTCCAATACCGGGTTCATCACCGGCCTGTCCGTCGTGATCGTCCCCTTCCTGTCACTCGCGCTGCTGAAGCATTCCATCTCCCGCTATACATGGCTCAGTGCAGCTATTGCCGTAGCAGGACTGTATCTGCTGACCTTCACAGGCTCGGCATTTTCGCTTGGACTGGGTGACAGCCTGGTACTGCTCTGCGCGGTCGCTTTTGCCCTGCAGATTGCCTATACCGGCGTGTATGCGCCGCGCTATCCGGCTCTGCCGCTGGCCACGCTGCAGCTTGCTGTTGTCGGCCTGCTCAGCATCGCCGCCTCACTGATTGTTGACGGCAGCGGCCCGCTGCTGCAGAGTGCGGAGCTGGTCAGGGAGCCTGATGTGCTCTGGGCGCTGCTGATCTCCATCGGGCCGACCAGCGCATTTGCCTTCTGGATTCAGACCGCCTGCCAGAAATACACCACACCGTCCCGGGTGGCCATTATCTACGCGATGGATCCGGTGTTCGCCGCTTTTACCGGACTTGTCTTTGGCGGTGAGAAGCTCGGTTTATCCGCCGGGCTTGGCTGTCTGCTCATCCTTGCGGCCATGCTTACTGCCGAGCTCAGTCCTGTGTCTGACAAAGACGGACATGCTGAAGGGGAATCCGGTAACCTGGCTTCATCAGACGGATAA
- a CDS encoding ABC transporter ATP-binding protein → MENGAVLSVTGLSKQYGALLAVDNISFTVRKGEVFGLLGPNGAGKTTTIRMLCGLLKADAGRIHINGIPMTSGCYERIKPMIGLCPQDIVIWELLTCLEQLRFAGISYGLTFRAAGNRAESLLHALGLWDKRNKLARTLSGGMQRRLNIALALVHDPELIILDEPQAGLDPQSRILVRDFIRGLARDKTVILTTHDMDEADRLSDRIAIMDHGTILLLDTPARLKAITGTGELLQVRVTGISRELAEKVLRTLPPECTEKTYTDGLLLLGGGNVLEGIPEVQQRLRAQGLHIEDITLRKRTLEDAFIALTGRGLRE, encoded by the coding sequence ATGGAGAATGGGGCGGTTCTTTCGGTTACGGGCTTGAGCAAACAATACGGGGCATTGCTTGCAGTGGATAACATAAGCTTCACGGTACGCAAAGGAGAAGTATTCGGCCTGCTGGGACCCAACGGAGCCGGAAAAACAACAACGATCAGGATGCTGTGCGGGCTGCTAAAAGCGGACGCTGGCCGGATTCATATCAATGGCATACCAATGACCTCCGGCTGTTATGAGCGGATTAAGCCGATGATCGGCCTGTGTCCGCAGGACATTGTCATCTGGGAGCTGCTAACCTGTCTGGAGCAGTTGCGGTTCGCCGGTATATCCTATGGGCTTACTTTCAGAGCAGCGGGCAACCGGGCGGAAAGCCTGCTGCACGCGCTCGGCCTCTGGGACAAAAGAAACAAGCTGGCCCGGACACTCTCTGGAGGGATGCAGCGGAGGCTCAACATCGCACTGGCCCTGGTCCATGATCCGGAGCTGATTATTCTGGATGAGCCGCAGGCAGGACTGGACCCGCAGAGCCGGATTTTGGTGCGCGACTTCATAAGAGGGCTGGCCCGGGATAAGACGGTAATCCTTACTACACATGACATGGATGAAGCTGACAGGCTGTCGGACAGGATCGCGATTATGGATCACGGAACAATACTGCTGCTGGATACTCCGGCCAGGTTGAAGGCCATAACAGGCACGGGTGAGCTTTTGCAGGTCCGGGTGACGGGAATCAGCAGGGAGCTGGCTGAGAAGGTACTGCGGACGTTGCCGCCGGAATGCACAGAAAAAACCTACACCGACGGACTGCTGCTGCTTGGCGGAGGTAACGTTCTTGAAGGGATTCCGGAGGTGCAGCAGCGGCTGAGGGCTCAAGGTCTGCATATTGAGGATATAACGCTCCGCAAACGGACGCTTGAGGATGCGTTCATTGCACTGACGGGAAGGGGACTGCGGGAATGA